AGATGTAGGTACAGTTAAAAGTCTGTGGGATGCACATATGGATCTGCTCTATAACGAGGAAGACTGGAGTCTGCAAAAAGAAAACTGGCCGATGTTTACTCGCGGCTGGCGCTCCAAGCCAAGTGCTTACAAAGCCAGAAATGCGAAGGTCGAACAGGTAACTTCCATGATTCACGACTCTTGTGCCATTGAAGGTCGTGCAGAACGTTCCGTTATTTTCTGCGGTGCTGAAGTAGGTAAAGGTTCTGAGGTTAAAGACAGTGTCGTTATGCCTAACGCACGTATAGGCCGTGGGGTTCACATCGAACGCGCCATCATCGGTGAGGGTGCGATTATCAAAGACGGTGCAATTGTGAAGGGTACAGCCGATGAAATTGTTGTCGTTGGACCTAATGAGATCGTCTCTGCCAAACCGGCTGTCCGTACGCAACCCGTGCGTATGTTGAAAGAAGTATATGAGAAAAGTGGGCGCTTGCGCGCTGGTGAACTTTCTTCATAATGAAATAGACATTATACCAAAAAGGCGAGCCTTGGATGGCTCGCCTTTTTTGGTGTTAAAATGAATATTTATTGAAGCAGAACTATTCAATCACCGTAAATTCATTCAAGCTTAAGATTTTTCCTGTTCCAATTTTACATCACTTTCTGCTTGTTCTTCAGGGAATGCATTATCACCAGACTGCGTTACAGAATCCTCTGTACCCGTCTCATCAGCCACAGCCGGTAACGTCACCGTAACGATTGTACCCGATCCAAGTTCACTCTGCATCGTGATTGTTCCCTCATGCAGTTCAACCAGTTCTTGCGTAATCGCAAGTCCCAGTCCCGTTCCCCCATTTTGATGATTGACCTGGAAGAAACGATCCCGTACTTTGATCAGGTGTTCTTCACTAATTCCGATACCGGTGTCTTGAACAGCCGCAATAATCTGACCACTCTCTTCTTTAACGGACAAGAAAATCCAGGAATTCTCATGTGAAAATTTGATCGCATTATCCACAATGTTTAAGAAGACTTGTTTCAGTCGATTGCCGTCTCCATGGACATTATAAGCTCGAGTCTCGTCTGTTTCCAACTTCAGATGAACCTGTTTTTGTTCCGCTTTGGCCCAGACATTCAACATCGTTTCCTGCACAATTTCACGTATGTTGACCGTTCCTTTAACCAGCTTCATCTGATTCTGCTGCAATTTGGAGAAATCCAGCATCTCTTCGACAAGTCCAATCAATCGTTCGGTTTCTTTGGAAATGATACCCATGCCGATACGGGTTTCTTCCGGATCATAGCCGCCTGAGTCCAGTGTCTCGCTCCAGCCCTTAATACTGGTCAGCGGTGTTCTTAATTCATGGGAGATCGACGAGATAAAATCATCCTTGATCTGATTGCTGCGCACAATCTCATGTGCCATGAAATTAAGTGTTGATGCCAATTCGCCCAGTTCGTGCTTGTAATTCCCCTTAACCCTGACATCCAGCCGTCCTCTGGCCATTTGGGCAGAAACTGCGGTGATGTTGTTGATTGGACGTACAATGGAATTCGCCATCCCAATACTAATGATCAAAACTATAGCAAGCACGCCAATACCGACCGCAATTGCAAGCAATCCCATATTCAGTAGTTTGGAATTCACATTTTCAAGCGATGTAAGGTATCTAATCACATAAGTATTTTCGCCACCCAGATCAAACTTGTGTGAAACGGCCATGACGGATTCTCCAGTACCTGGTTGTCTTCCAATCCAGCGTCCCATATCCCCGTTCAAAGCCTGCATAATATCACTGGTTTGCAGCACAGCACGGTCGGATTCAAAAGCAGTTGAACTCGCCAATACGCGCCCGTTCAGATCCAAAATTTCCAATTCAGTATTGGACAGTGCCAAATTCACAATCAATCTGGACAGATTATTGCCATCTTCCGTGTTATTCTCACGAGCGATCGGCTCGAAAAAGTCCTTTGAATTGGAAATGTGGGTACTAATCGTATTGTAGATACTTTCATAATAATACCTTTGCACTGCCAACATAAATACGAATTCGACCAACAGCAGAGCAAGAAAAACTACAAAGAAATAATGTAGTACGATCTGCCGTGTAATGCCTTTTTTAATCATTGCTCCCGGCCCTTCCATTTGTACCCGTGACCCCATACAGTCTGCAGGTATTCGGGCTCGGAAGGATTGTTCTCAATTTTTTGACGCAGACGACGAATGTTAACATCCACAATTTTGGGATCACCCATGTACTCTTTTCCCCATACATGATCTAACAATACATCGCGGCTGAGCGGTGTATTTTCTTTTTCCAGGAAAAACTGAATCAGGGAAAACTCCGTTGGAGTCAACTCAATGGCTTCATTCTGTTTCTTAAATTGCTTCGAGATGAGGTCCAGTGAAAATGGTCCGGACTGGAACGTAACCTTCGCCGCAGTTTCCCGATGCACGTTCACACGGCGTAATAACGACTGAATACGTGCAATCAACTCTGTTGGGCTGAAAGGCTTGCTTACGTGATCATCTGCACCAACGGAGAGTGCGTACACTTTATCCTGTTCCTGAACTTTCGCAGTCAAAAAGATGATGCCCAGACGTTCATTGGTTTCACGGATCCGTCGACACACCTCGAATCCATCAATACCTGGTACCATGACATCCAGCAGAGCCAGATCAATATCCGGTACTGTTTGCAGTATGCGAAGCGCTTCATGACCGTCACCCGCTTCAAGCACTTCGAATCCGTTTCTCTTTAAATTAATCACTATAAAACTGCGGATGGATTCTTCATCCTCAAGAATAAGTACTTTACTCATTAAGTTCTCCCTTTCTATTCAGCTGAGAAATATTGCTCAGTGCATCTTTACCCGCCTCTG
The window above is part of the Paenibacillus sp. 1781tsa1 genome. Proteins encoded here:
- a CDS encoding HAMP domain-containing sensor histidine kinase, with amino-acid sequence MIKKGITRQIVLHYFFVVFLALLLVEFVFMLAVQRYYYESIYNTISTHISNSKDFFEPIARENNTEDGNNLSRLIVNLALSNTELEILDLNGRVLASSTAFESDRAVLQTSDIMQALNGDMGRWIGRQPGTGESVMAVSHKFDLGGENTYVIRYLTSLENVNSKLLNMGLLAIAVGIGVLAIVLIISIGMANSIVRPINNITAVSAQMARGRLDVRVKGNYKHELGELASTLNFMAHEIVRSNQIKDDFISSISHELRTPLTSIKGWSETLDSGGYDPEETRIGMGIISKETERLIGLVEEMLDFSKLQQNQMKLVKGTVNIREIVQETMLNVWAKAEQKQVHLKLETDETRAYNVHGDGNRLKQVFLNIVDNAIKFSHENSWIFLSVKEESGQIIAAVQDTGIGISEEHLIKVRDRFFQVNHQNGGTGLGLAITQELVELHEGTITMQSELGSGTIVTVTLPAVADETGTEDSVTQSGDNAFPEEQAESDVKLEQEKS
- a CDS encoding response regulator transcription factor, which translates into the protein MSKVLILEDEESIRSFIVINLKRNGFEVLEAGDGHEALRILQTVPDIDLALLDVMVPGIDGFEVCRRIRETNERLGIIFLTAKVQEQDKVYALSVGADDHVSKPFSPTELIARIQSLLRRVNVHRETAAKVTFQSGPFSLDLISKQFKKQNEAIELTPTEFSLIQFFLEKENTPLSRDVLLDHVWGKEYMGDPKIVDVNIRRLRQKIENNPSEPEYLQTVWGHGYKWKGREQ